Proteins found in one Sporosarcina jeotgali genomic segment:
- a CDS encoding DUF368 domain-containing protein, whose translation MEWRNIYRGFLMGISDLIPGVSGGTIAFLLGIYDRLLTSINGIFSKDWRKHMGFLLPLAIGMGATIILFSRVIKFLLENYFAPTQFFFMGLIIGILPFMAKQAKIKSTFKAWHYLVLLIVGVLLAMTAFIKPADTSIITSLTPTTTVVLLLSGWAASTAMLLPGISGSFVLLLLGMYSTAIGAVSDFNIPIIIVIGLGVVLGFAISSKIIHYLLNNYATLTFSIIIGLIVGSIFVIYPGIPESGTPFVMSGVALIMGLLVSNLFSPPEADSKNM comes from the coding sequence ATGGAATGGAGAAATATTTATAGAGGATTTTTAATGGGGATTAGTGATTTAATCCCCGGGGTCAGCGGAGGAACAATTGCGTTCCTATTAGGGATTTACGACCGTTTGCTTACTTCAATCAATGGGATATTCAGTAAAGATTGGCGCAAACATATGGGATTCCTGCTGCCGCTTGCAATTGGCATGGGCGCGACGATTATACTTTTCAGCAGAGTTATCAAGTTTCTTTTAGAAAACTACTTCGCTCCGACGCAATTCTTTTTTATGGGATTAATTATAGGAATTCTGCCTTTTATGGCGAAACAAGCAAAAATAAAATCAACGTTTAAAGCTTGGCATTATCTTGTGTTGCTCATTGTTGGTGTTTTGCTGGCGATGACTGCTTTCATAAAACCGGCAGATACTTCCATTATTACATCATTGACTCCCACCACTACAGTAGTTTTATTGCTGTCAGGCTGGGCTGCGAGTACAGCGATGTTATTGCCTGGCATTAGCGGATCATTTGTACTTCTGCTGCTTGGTATGTATTCCACAGCAATCGGTGCCGTGTCTGATTTCAACATCCCGATTATCATCGTGATTGGTTTAGGGGTTGTTTTAGGATTTGCCATTAGCAGTAAAATCATCCACTACCTCCTTAACAACTATGCAACGCTGACGTTTTCAATTATTATCGGTTTGATTGTTGGATCTATTTTTGTCATTTATCCCGGGATTCCTGAAAGCGGCACCCCTTTTGTCATGAGCGGAGTTGCCCTGATTATGGGACTTCTCGTCTCAAACTTGTTCAGCCCGCCTGAAGCGGATTCAAAAAATATGTAA
- a CDS encoding rhodanese-related sulfurtransferase — protein sequence MEKENYRVLLFYKYVQIEDPETFAAEHLKFCKETGLKGRILVGEEGINGTCSGTIAQTDAYMEHMKNDPRFEDLWFKIDESEGHAFKKMHVRPRKEIVNLSLEDDVNPLETTGTYLSPDEFLAQMQEEDTVVIDARNDYEYDIGHFRGAIRPDIENFRDLPEWVRENKEQLEGKKVLAYCTGGIRCEKFTGWLKREGYEDVGQLHGGIVTYGKDPVAKGQLWDGQCYVFDERIAVPVNQVEHVIVGRDHFDGTPCERYVNCANPECNAKILCSEENEHMYMRSCSDECRTHPRNRYFAEHNLTKEEFNERLTAIEARRAETHVS from the coding sequence ATGGAAAAAGAAAATTATCGAGTATTGCTGTTTTACAAGTACGTTCAAATTGAAGACCCAGAAACATTCGCAGCAGAGCACTTGAAATTTTGTAAGGAAACCGGCTTAAAAGGACGTATCCTAGTTGGTGAAGAAGGCATTAATGGAACATGCTCAGGTACAATCGCACAAACAGATGCGTATATGGAGCATATGAAGAATGATCCGCGATTTGAGGACCTTTGGTTTAAGATAGATGAATCTGAAGGACATGCATTTAAAAAAATGCACGTGCGCCCACGCAAAGAAATCGTCAACCTCAGCTTGGAAGATGATGTAAATCCTTTAGAAACTACAGGAACTTACTTGTCTCCTGATGAATTCCTTGCACAAATGCAAGAAGAAGATACAGTCGTCATTGATGCTCGAAACGATTATGAATATGATATAGGTCATTTCCGCGGAGCCATCCGACCAGACATCGAAAACTTCCGTGATTTACCTGAGTGGGTTCGTGAAAACAAAGAACAGCTTGAAGGCAAGAAAGTTCTTGCCTATTGTACAGGCGGAATCCGCTGTGAAAAGTTCACAGGCTGGTTAAAGCGTGAAGGGTACGAGGATGTGGGCCAGTTACACGGCGGAATCGTCACATACGGTAAAGATCCAGTCGCAAAAGGACAATTATGGGATGGACAGTGTTACGTATTCGATGAGCGAATTGCAGTTCCTGTAAACCAAGTTGAACACGTCATAGTCGGACGTGATCACTTTGATGGAACACCTTGTGAGCGCTATGTAAATTGTGCAAACCCTGAATGCAATGCTAAAATTCTTTGTTCAGAAGAAAACGAGCATATGTATATGCGCAGTTGTTCCGATGAATGCCGTACACATCCGCGTAACCGCTATTTTGCAGAGCACAACTTGACTAAAGAAGAGTTTAACGAACGGCTGACAGCGATTGAAGCCCGCCGTGCCGAAACACACGTTTCATAA
- a CDS encoding cytochrome ubiquinol oxidase subunit I — MEEVLLSRIQFASTTLFHFIFVPLSIGLALIIAIMQTLYVVKKKEIYMKMTKFWSVFFLINFAIGVVTGIFQEFQFGMNWSTYSRFVGDIFGAPLAVEALLAFFLESTFIGIWIFGAQKLSKKVHLASIWLVSFGTVMSAFWILAANSFMQNPVGYVLQNGRAEMNDIVALLTNEKLWVAFPHTMFGSIATGAFFVVGVSAFYLIKKRQVDFFKKSIGIGLIVGLVGGLGLAFTGHSQAQYLMHAQPMKMAAAEGLWQDSGDPAAWTLIANIDSENRVTTGRIEIPYLLSYLTYNEFSGKVLGMESLEKQMIEKYGEGDYIPPVKTTFWSFRIMAGTGGALVGASLLGLLLLFRKKIAASTWYLRVMIPVIFLPFIGNSFGWIMSEIGRQPWVVNGLMKTADGVSPNVSAGQILFSLISFSTIYAILGIIMVVLFVKVIQRGPEERKQKDVSVTDPFNVGGVSNGSK, encoded by the coding sequence ATGGAAGAGGTTTTACTTTCAAGAATCCAGTTTGCATCGACAACATTGTTTCACTTTATATTTGTCCCGTTGTCTATCGGATTGGCGCTGATCATTGCGATCATGCAAACGCTCTACGTAGTAAAGAAAAAAGAAATCTATATGAAGATGACGAAGTTTTGGAGTGTGTTCTTCCTTATTAACTTCGCAATCGGTGTAGTCACAGGTATTTTCCAGGAGTTCCAATTCGGAATGAACTGGTCGACATATTCCAGATTTGTAGGAGATATTTTTGGAGCACCACTAGCAGTTGAAGCGTTACTGGCGTTTTTCCTTGAGTCCACATTTATAGGGATTTGGATCTTCGGTGCACAGAAGCTCTCTAAGAAAGTTCACTTAGCTTCTATATGGCTTGTTTCATTCGGAACAGTGATGTCAGCATTTTGGATTTTAGCAGCAAACTCATTCATGCAAAATCCTGTTGGCTATGTTTTACAAAATGGCCGCGCTGAAATGAATGACATTGTCGCGCTGTTAACGAATGAAAAATTGTGGGTTGCTTTTCCGCATACCATGTTCGGCAGTATCGCTACGGGAGCATTCTTTGTAGTTGGAGTAAGTGCGTTCTATCTTATTAAAAAGCGTCAAGTAGACTTCTTTAAGAAGTCTATCGGAATCGGTTTGATCGTTGGTCTAGTTGGCGGATTAGGTCTTGCGTTCACTGGTCACTCTCAAGCCCAGTATTTAATGCATGCGCAGCCAATGAAAATGGCGGCTGCAGAAGGACTTTGGCAAGATAGTGGAGATCCGGCAGCATGGACATTAATTGCAAATATTGATTCGGAAAATCGTGTAACGACAGGTCGAATCGAAATACCTTACTTATTGAGTTATCTAACGTACAATGAGTTCTCAGGTAAAGTATTGGGAATGGAAAGTCTAGAAAAACAAATGATTGAGAAGTATGGAGAGGGAGATTACATTCCTCCAGTGAAGACAACATTTTGGAGTTTCCGTATTATGGCGGGAACTGGCGGAGCGCTAGTTGGTGCGAGTCTTCTTGGTTTGTTATTGTTGTTCCGCAAAAAGATTGCGGCATCGACTTGGTATTTAAGAGTGATGATTCCAGTGATTTTCTTACCGTTTATCGGTAACTCATTTGGATGGATCATGTCTGAAATCGGTCGTCAGCCATGGGTCGTTAACGGTCTCATGAAAACTGCAGACGGGGTTTCACCGAACGTTTCAGCAGGACAGATTTTGTTCTCACTGATTTCGTTCTCAACAATCTATGCAATCCTCGGGATTATTATGGTTGTGTTATTTGTGAAGGTCATTCAACGCGGACCTGAAGAGCGTAAGCAAAAAGACGTATCCGTTACAGATCCGTTTAATGTAGGAGGCGTGTCTAATGGCTCTAAGTGA
- the cydB gene encoding cytochrome d ubiquinol oxidase subunit II: protein MALSDLWFVLIAVLFIGFIFLEGFDFGVGMSLKFLAKDETDKRMLINTIGPVWDANEVWLITAGGAMFAAFPHWYATVFSGYYIPFVVLLLALIARGVAFEFREKFESAKWVKTWDWAIFAGSILPPFLLGVLFTSMLKGMPVDADMNMHAGFFDFVNVYTVVGGLAFVLISYLHGLLFVTLKTEGSIRTRAKEAALKIYWATGVVMIAFVALTAVYTEAFANRGPILIPLFAVVIVLYAFLHRLIAKGREALSFTVTGITLIAVMASFFIGLFPNVLVSSLDSAFNMSIRAAASGDYSLKLMTFVAFTMVPIVIAYTIWSYYVFRKRVTADVEHLDY, encoded by the coding sequence ATGGCTCTAAGTGATTTGTGGTTTGTGTTAATCGCGGTTCTATTCATAGGGTTTATATTTCTTGAAGGCTTTGACTTTGGTGTAGGAATGAGTTTGAAATTCCTCGCTAAAGATGAAACAGACAAACGTATGCTCATTAATACGATTGGGCCAGTCTGGGATGCCAACGAAGTGTGGCTGATTACAGCAGGCGGAGCAATGTTTGCAGCGTTCCCACATTGGTATGCGACAGTTTTCAGCGGGTATTATATACCGTTTGTCGTCTTGCTGCTGGCATTGATTGCCCGTGGAGTAGCGTTCGAGTTCAGGGAAAAGTTCGAGTCCGCAAAATGGGTGAAAACATGGGATTGGGCAATCTTTGCAGGCAGTATTTTACCGCCTTTCCTATTAGGTGTCTTGTTCACAAGTATGTTGAAGGGAATGCCTGTGGATGCCGATATGAACATGCACGCAGGATTCTTTGACTTCGTGAATGTCTATACAGTAGTGGGTGGATTAGCATTTGTGCTAATCTCTTATTTACACGGATTACTGTTTGTCACTTTAAAAACAGAAGGATCCATTCGTACCCGTGCAAAAGAGGCTGCATTAAAAATCTATTGGGCAACTGGCGTTGTGATGATCGCGTTTGTCGCTCTAACAGCAGTCTATACAGAAGCGTTTGCGAATAGAGGACCGATCTTGATTCCGCTATTTGCAGTTGTGATTGTTTTGTATGCGTTCCTTCACCGTTTAATTGCAAAAGGACGCGAAGCATTAAGCTTTACGGTTACAGGGATTACATTGATCGCGGTGATGGCTTCGTTCTTCATCGGATTGTTCCCGAACGTATTGGTCAGCTCATTAGATTCTGCATTTAACATGTCAATCCGGGCAGCGGCATCAGGTGACTATTCGTTGAAATTAATGACATTCGTTGCGTTTACAATGGTTCCGATTGTGATTGCCTATACAATTTGGAGTTACTACGTATTCCGTAAACGTGTTACGGCAGATGTGGAGCATCTGGACTATTGA
- the cydD gene encoding thiol reductant ABC exporter subunit CydD, translating to MDRHLLRYNGSKKTFALVGILTVVQAAFIILQALSLSSAITRMFHGLAWKGTVISLAVFFVAHAIRHSLQWGKERVALKFADDIARSTQDQLAEALLRDGTGMIARQGSGSLLTLTLEGVPKFRKYVELFIPRSLSMGIIPAVILVYIVTSDLMSGVTLFLVMPILIIFLILIGIVSKKKIDDQMGTYRQLSRHFADSIQGIETLKFLGRSKSHEKAIEEVSDKYRVATNRSLSYAFLSSFSLDFFSSLSVALVAVELGLRLINGGIGLEAALVILILAPEYFLPVRDLGADFHATMDGKDAADEIRSLLADSEANGEHESIVIPLVTKDSRFTAASIGKLGDHDIEITKDVQFSVTGSQKVGIIGASGAGKSTLIDLLAGFTSPSSGAFEIGNESVSSLASDSWRKQVTYIPQHPTIFSDTLANNIRFYHPEASDETVYKAAQAAGLEQLVDELANGYDEMIGQGGRPLSGGEEQRVAIARALLEDSAVLLLDEPTAHLDIETEHEIKQLLLPILDDRLVFFATHRLHWMKEMDWILVMEDGRIAEQGTHEELSAQDGVYSKLARAQREGMML from the coding sequence ATGGACCGACATCTTCTTCGGTATAACGGCAGCAAGAAAACCTTTGCGCTTGTTGGGATTTTGACAGTCGTTCAAGCGGCATTCATCATCCTGCAAGCTCTCTCCTTGTCTTCAGCCATTACCCGGATGTTTCATGGGCTAGCTTGGAAGGGAACCGTTATATCGCTCGCCGTGTTTTTTGTTGCTCATGCGATTCGTCATTCCCTTCAATGGGGAAAAGAACGCGTTGCACTCAAGTTTGCAGATGATATTGCTCGTTCGACCCAAGACCAGTTAGCTGAAGCACTCTTACGGGATGGCACTGGAATGATTGCAAGACAAGGTTCAGGATCTTTGCTGACTCTTACTTTAGAAGGTGTCCCGAAATTCCGTAAATACGTGGAACTGTTCATCCCAAGATCGTTATCAATGGGAATCATCCCAGCAGTAATCCTCGTTTATATTGTCACGTCCGATTTAATGTCTGGCGTGACTCTTTTCCTTGTAATGCCGATATTAATCATCTTTCTGATTCTGATTGGAATTGTATCGAAGAAGAAGATTGATGATCAAATGGGAACGTACCGTCAACTTTCACGACACTTTGCGGATTCTATTCAAGGGATTGAAACGCTGAAGTTTTTAGGACGGAGCAAGTCCCATGAGAAAGCGATTGAAGAAGTGAGTGACAAATACCGGGTTGCTACGAATCGCTCGTTAAGCTATGCATTTTTGTCTTCGTTCTCCCTGGATTTCTTTTCAAGTCTTTCTGTAGCCCTCGTTGCAGTGGAACTTGGTTTACGGTTAATCAATGGCGGGATCGGACTAGAAGCAGCGCTTGTAATTCTCATATTAGCACCTGAATACTTTTTGCCGGTTCGTGATTTAGGGGCTGATTTCCACGCAACAATGGATGGAAAAGATGCTGCGGATGAAATACGTTCACTACTTGCGGATTCAGAAGCGAATGGTGAACACGAATCGATTGTCATTCCTCTGGTTACGAAAGACAGCAGATTTACAGCAGCCTCAATTGGTAAACTAGGCGATCATGACATTGAAATTACGAAAGATGTACAGTTTTCTGTAACAGGTTCACAAAAAGTGGGGATAATCGGAGCTTCAGGGGCTGGAAAGTCCACTCTGATTGACCTGTTAGCAGGCTTTACATCACCTTCAAGTGGGGCATTTGAGATTGGAAACGAGTCTGTCAGTTCGCTTGCATCAGATTCTTGGCGCAAGCAAGTCACCTATATCCCGCAGCACCCAACAATTTTCTCAGACACTCTAGCAAACAACATTCGTTTTTATCATCCGGAAGCCAGTGATGAAACCGTTTATAAAGCCGCGCAAGCAGCGGGTCTTGAGCAGCTGGTCGATGAACTGGCGAATGGGTATGATGAGATGATTGGTCAAGGCGGCCGTCCGCTATCAGGCGGGGAAGAACAGCGTGTTGCGATTGCTCGTGCACTGCTGGAAGATTCCGCGGTCTTGTTGTTGGATGAACCGACAGCGCACTTGGATATCGAAACAGAACACGAAATCAAACAATTGCTTCTGCCTATTCTTGACGATCGGCTCGTATTCTTTGCAACACATCGCTTGCACTGGATGAAGGAAATGGACTGGATTCTTGTCATGGAAGATGGCCGTATCGCTGAACAAGGGACTCACGAGGAACTGTCTGCACAAGACGGTGTCTACAGCAAATTAGCGCGTGCACAGCGGGAAGGGATGATGCTATGA
- the cydC gene encoding thiol reductant ABC exporter subunit CydC, which produces MNYVKSFVTPYMSKYWKLMSVTVLLGICSSLSAALLIFASGYLISAASERPETILLVYVPIVLVRAFGLSRAAFSYAERMTGHNAVLKVLSEMRVRLYRALEPQALFIRSRFKRGDLLGTLADDIEHLQDVYIRTLFPTISGLFIFVFATVSVSIFDWKFGLFIGLCLSVIVIIYPMLSLVMMKKHQLKSKQQHTKLYHTLGDAVYGIRDWLISSRTADFLSKFKSERNVSYETDKELAKRDQNRTFQLHLISGVITVVVGVWAGMQAIDGTILPTYIAAFTLVTLPIIESLIPISHAVERIPAYNESFARIQHTEDTAQSVFKSAETVDEVPDAADILIEGVSYAYESEKRQALHRVALHIKQGERVAVLGKSGAGKSTLVQLLLGALKPDEGTIRIAGEAPEKYGENIHQLVSVLNQKPYLFGTTIENNIRLGNPSATTEEVERVIRQVGLEDYLKKLPDGLQTQTEEAGRRFSGGERQRIALARILLNHTPVVIVDEPAVGLDPETERGLIQTMMESLKGKTVIWITHHLMGMELMDNIVFLEAGEISDEGTHEELLAKSVRYRRLVELDRGI; this is translated from the coding sequence ATGAACTACGTCAAAAGCTTCGTTACTCCATACATGAGCAAGTATTGGAAGTTAATGTCGGTGACTGTTCTCTTAGGCATTTGTTCTTCCTTATCTGCGGCACTTCTGATTTTTGCATCGGGTTACTTGATTTCTGCAGCTTCAGAACGGCCAGAAACGATTTTACTTGTCTACGTTCCAATTGTATTGGTCCGGGCTTTCGGATTGTCTCGCGCAGCGTTCAGTTATGCTGAACGCATGACGGGACACAATGCGGTGTTAAAAGTGCTGTCTGAAATGCGCGTGCGGCTATATCGTGCGCTGGAACCGCAAGCCCTATTTATCCGTTCGCGCTTTAAGCGGGGAGATTTGCTAGGGACATTAGCAGACGATATTGAACATTTACAAGACGTATATATCCGTACGCTATTCCCTACAATCAGCGGCTTGTTCATATTTGTATTTGCAACTGTATCTGTCTCTATTTTTGATTGGAAATTCGGTTTGTTTATCGGACTGTGTTTAAGTGTGATTGTCATCATCTATCCAATGCTGTCATTAGTGATGATGAAGAAACACCAACTAAAGTCAAAACAGCAGCATACGAAGTTGTACCATACATTAGGGGACGCAGTTTATGGGATTCGCGATTGGCTCATTAGCAGCAGAACCGCTGATTTCCTTAGTAAGTTCAAGTCTGAGCGTAATGTCAGTTACGAAACTGACAAAGAACTTGCAAAGCGTGACCAAAACAGAACGTTCCAGCTTCATTTAATTTCTGGTGTTATTACTGTGGTTGTAGGAGTCTGGGCTGGAATGCAAGCGATTGATGGAACGATTTTACCAACGTATATCGCAGCATTTACACTCGTCACACTTCCAATCATTGAATCGTTAATTCCGATTTCACACGCCGTTGAACGAATTCCTGCGTACAACGAATCGTTTGCACGTATTCAGCACACGGAAGATACAGCACAATCCGTATTCAAGTCAGCTGAAACGGTGGATGAAGTGCCCGATGCTGCAGATATCCTCATTGAGGGTGTGTCTTATGCATATGAGTCAGAAAAACGACAAGCCCTTCACCGGGTTGCTCTCCACATCAAACAGGGTGAAAGAGTAGCGGTTCTCGGCAAAAGCGGTGCAGGCAAATCGACGCTGGTACAACTTTTATTAGGAGCGTTAAAGCCGGATGAAGGAACCATTCGAATCGCAGGGGAAGCCCCAGAAAAGTATGGAGAAAACATCCATCAACTTGTGAGTGTATTAAACCAAAAACCTTATTTGTTTGGGACAACGATTGAAAATAATATTCGTCTAGGCAATCCTTCTGCGACAACTGAAGAGGTCGAACGGGTAATCCGCCAAGTTGGATTAGAAGATTATCTAAAAAAGCTTCCAGACGGGCTGCAAACGCAGACGGAAGAAGCAGGCCGGCGCTTCTCAGGCGGCGAACGGCAACGCATTGCGCTGGCACGAATTTTGCTCAACCATACTCCGGTGGTGATTGTCGATGAACCCGCAGTTGGACTGGATCCTGAAACTGAACGCGGCCTCATTCAGACAATGATGGAGAGTCTGAAAGGGAAAACAGTTATTTGGATTACCCACCATCTGATGGGAATGGAATTGATGGACAATATTGTCTTTTTAGAAGCTGGAGAAATATCGGATGAAGGCACACATGAAGAACTGCTGGCAAAATCTGTGCGCTACCGACGCCTTGTTGAATTGGACCGCGGAATCTGA
- a CDS encoding polysaccharide deacetylase family protein — MKKMFGNRRFKLIDVLLTTIIVFLAMTAILLVFSKGSSNNQLKSATSPSSEKDAVVVDKSDSKFEGIKIVTETSNDPLAKYAIQYPQSKNQDFNNKVVTYIKHAKKNYLEAIRDVKIEDNKRKSELNISFETHVDKKGNYSFVLMNNESLLGKKRLSEIESFHLNTKSGEQQDIQTVFKEDSNTLPTMTERVRKKIQHTEKLSDGVITDKMQIRTEPDWKNFENYAISEESMIFYFESGSLKDVKSGPQVATIPIEEMNDLLKPEFQVASETPAKKEEAAKPDPSKNEKTEETADKDKPSKDETAKDDKQSGEGTAAPKTEEPHEKKIALTFDDGPDPKSTVQILDILKKYDAKATFFMLGSRVEYYPDTAKAVKAAGHEIGNHSWNHPDLSKMPLPKALEEINRTTAIIQKVTGEKPTVFRPPYGAYTDQLSKQTIPPIKLWNVDTLDWKYRDANKLLEEVKKSTKDGSTILMHDIHQSTADGLDGVMAYLQSQGYKFVTVSELDK; from the coding sequence ATGAAGAAAATGTTCGGAAACAGAAGATTTAAATTAATCGATGTGCTGCTTACGACAATTATCGTGTTTTTAGCAATGACGGCCATTCTGCTTGTTTTTTCTAAAGGGAGCTCTAATAACCAGTTGAAATCTGCGACTAGTCCATCATCAGAAAAGGACGCAGTCGTTGTAGACAAGTCAGACTCTAAATTTGAGGGCATTAAAATTGTGACTGAAACTTCTAATGATCCGTTAGCCAAATATGCAATTCAATATCCGCAGAGTAAAAACCAAGACTTTAATAATAAGGTAGTTACATATATTAAACATGCGAAGAAAAACTATTTAGAAGCAATTCGCGATGTGAAAATTGAAGATAACAAAAGAAAAAGCGAATTGAATATTTCTTTTGAAACACATGTTGATAAAAAAGGGAATTATTCATTTGTTTTGATGAATAATGAGTCCCTATTAGGAAAAAAACGTCTATCTGAAATAGAGTCATTCCACTTAAACACGAAATCGGGCGAGCAGCAAGACATTCAAACGGTTTTTAAAGAAGATTCGAATACGCTTCCCACAATGACGGAGCGGGTCAGAAAGAAAATCCAGCATACAGAGAAATTGAGCGATGGAGTCATTACTGACAAAATGCAGATTCGTACAGAGCCGGACTGGAAAAACTTTGAGAACTATGCAATCTCAGAAGAGTCTATGATTTTCTACTTTGAAAGCGGGTCCTTAAAAGATGTGAAGTCAGGTCCGCAAGTTGCAACGATTCCGATCGAAGAAATGAATGATCTATTGAAACCTGAGTTCCAAGTAGCTTCGGAAACTCCTGCGAAAAAAGAGGAAGCAGCTAAACCAGACCCTTCAAAGAATGAAAAAACAGAAGAAACTGCTGATAAAGACAAGCCTTCTAAAGATGAAACAGCGAAAGACGACAAGCAATCAGGAGAGGGAACAGCAGCGCCCAAAACGGAAGAACCTCATGAAAAGAAAATTGCGCTCACTTTCGACGATGGTCCAGATCCGAAATCCACAGTTCAGATTTTGGATATACTCAAAAAGTATGATGCGAAAGCAACATTCTTCATGTTAGGAAGCCGAGTAGAATATTACCCCGATACAGCTAAAGCCGTAAAAGCTGCGGGTCATGAAATTGGGAACCATTCATGGAATCACCCAGACTTAAGTAAAATGCCATTACCGAAAGCATTAGAAGAAATTAATCGGACCACTGCGATCATTCAAAAAGTGACTGGTGAGAAGCCGACTGTTTTCAGGCCGCCATATGGTGCATATACGGATCAGTTAAGTAAACAAACAATCCCCCCAATCAAGTTATGGAATGTGGATACACTGGATTGGAAATATCGGGATGCCAATAAACTGCTGGAAGAAGTGAAAAAATCGACAAAAGACGGAAGCACAATCTTAATGCATGATATACATCAGTCAACCGCAGATGGATTGGATGGTGTTATGGCTTATTTGCAAAGCCAAGGCTATAAATTCGTCACTGTTTCAGAATTAGATAAATGA
- a CDS encoding catalase yields MNNNENESRKKLTTAAGAPVVDNQNSISAGPRGPLLLQDVWLIEKLAHFDREVIPERRMHAKGSGAYGTFTVTNDITKYTKAKIFSEVGKKTEMFARFSTVAGERGAADAERDIRGFSLKFYTEEGNWDMVGNNTPVFFFRDPLQFPDLNHAVKRDPRTNLRSATNNWDFWTSLPEALHQITILMSERGIPRTYRHMHGFGSHTYSFISPDNERYYVKFHFRSQQGIENLTDEEASKTIATDRESHQRDLLLSIDNGDFPKWKMYVQVMTEEEAANMPFNPFDLTKVWYKGDFPLIEVGEFELNRNPENYFAEVEQAAFTPAAVVPGISFSPDKMLQARLFSYGDAQRYRLGVNHHQIPVNAPKCPFHSFHRDGQMRVDGNHGSRTSYEPNSVGEWQEQPDFREPPLKLHGAADHWNFREDDDDYFTQPGKLFNLMDDEQKQLLFRNTADNMGDAPKEIKIRHIKHCYHADPAYGEGVANALDISMDDVLVN; encoded by the coding sequence ATGAACAATAATGAGAATGAGTCTCGTAAAAAATTGACAACTGCTGCAGGTGCTCCTGTAGTTGATAATCAGAATTCAATATCTGCAGGTCCCAGGGGTCCTCTACTTCTTCAAGATGTTTGGTTAATTGAAAAGCTTGCACATTTCGACCGTGAAGTTATTCCTGAACGCCGCATGCACGCAAAAGGATCAGGCGCGTACGGTACGTTTACTGTGACAAATGACATTACAAAATACACGAAAGCAAAAATCTTCTCAGAAGTCGGTAAAAAGACAGAGATGTTTGCACGTTTCTCAACTGTAGCTGGTGAACGCGGTGCAGCGGATGCAGAACGCGACATTCGCGGATTTTCACTGAAGTTCTACACTGAAGAAGGTAACTGGGATATGGTAGGAAATAACACACCTGTCTTCTTCTTTAGAGATCCGCTTCAATTTCCAGATTTGAATCATGCGGTCAAGCGTGATCCGCGCACGAACTTAAGAAGCGCGACAAACAATTGGGACTTCTGGACATCACTCCCTGAAGCGCTTCACCAAATCACCATTTTAATGAGTGAGCGCGGAATCCCGCGCACTTATCGTCACATGCATGGATTCGGCAGTCATACGTATAGCTTTATCAGTCCTGATAACGAGCGATACTATGTGAAATTCCATTTCCGCTCTCAACAAGGAATTGAAAACTTAACGGATGAGGAAGCAAGCAAAACAATCGCTACCGATCGCGAAAGCCATCAGCGTGATTTGCTTCTCAGCATCGATAATGGAGACTTCCCGAAATGGAAAATGTACGTACAAGTGATGACGGAAGAAGAAGCAGCGAATATGCCTTTCAATCCATTCGACTTAACAAAAGTTTGGTATAAAGGCGACTTCCCTCTTATAGAAGTTGGAGAGTTCGAATTGAATAGAAATCCAGAAAACTACTTTGCTGAAGTAGAACAAGCTGCTTTCACTCCAGCTGCGGTCGTTCCAGGAATCAGTTTTTCACCTGACAAAATGCTGCAGGCCCGCTTATTCTCTTACGGAGATGCTCAGCGTTATCGTCTAGGTGTCAATCATCATCAAATCCCAGTCAATGCGCCAAAATGTCCGTTCCACAGTTTCCATCGTGACGGTCAAATGCGTGTAGACGGAAATCATGGCAGCAGAACTTCTTACGAGCCGAATAGCGTTGGTGAGTGGCAAGAACAGCCAGATTTCAGAGAACCTCCATTGAAATTACACGGTGCTGCAGATCACTGGAATTTCCGCGAAGATGATGATGATTACTTCACTCAGCCTGGAAAACTCTTCAATCTTATGGATGATGAACAAAAACAACTGCTATTCAGAAATACAGCGGACAATATGGGCGATGCACCAAAAGAAATTAAGATCAGACACATCAAACATTGTTATCATGCGGACCCGGCATATGGTGAAGGTGTAGCAAACGCACTCGACATTTCAATGGATGATGTACTTGTCAACTAA